A genomic region of Actinomycetota bacterium contains the following coding sequences:
- a CDS encoding RluA family pseudouridine synthase, which yields MSPDKGSAYTHVVRIHESGQRIDSLLGDMEFIYSRSAAVRLLEDGSVTVDGKVVSKRYLVREGETIDVFVPPRDPCHLEPEDIPLDIRYEDDDIIILSKQADLVVHPAHGNWTGTLVHALMAHCDELGTLQGPDRPGIVHRLDKDTTGLMVVAKNDTAQAIVAESIKVRAMDRRYIALVHGFIAPDSGLIDAPLARDPKDRLRMGVSGSTSAKQAITTFKVLERFSAGHYDDGYTLLECKLYTGRTHQIRVHMSHINHPVVGDQLYGSRKEKADRGLRRQFLHSWRIELQHPRTTETIRMEDTLPQDLIHVLEGIAEESMGRTESGGMIIPRINRDEAGSPGA from the coding sequence ATGAGCCCGGATAAGGGAAGCGCCTACACACATGTGGTTCGCATCCATGAAAGCGGACAGCGGATCGATTCCCTTCTCGGCGATATGGAGTTCATATACTCGCGCTCGGCGGCGGTTCGCTTGCTTGAGGACGGGAGCGTCACCGTCGATGGCAAGGTGGTTTCTAAGCGCTATCTTGTTAGGGAGGGAGAGACCATTGACGTCTTCGTTCCTCCGAGGGATCCGTGTCATCTCGAGCCCGAGGATATACCGCTCGACATTCGTTACGAGGACGACGATATCATCATCCTTTCCAAACAAGCCGACCTTGTGGTTCATCCTGCGCATGGCAACTGGACCGGAACTCTGGTTCATGCGCTCATGGCCCATTGCGACGAACTTGGAACACTTCAGGGCCCCGACCGACCGGGGATCGTACATCGCCTGGACAAGGACACGACGGGGCTGATGGTAGTAGCCAAGAACGACACGGCTCAAGCCATAGTTGCGGAGAGCATCAAGGTCAGAGCCATGGACAGAAGGTACATCGCACTTGTTCACGGGTTCATCGCACCCGATAGCGGCCTTATCGATGCGCCACTGGCCAGGGACCCGAAGGACAGGCTGCGTATGGGGGTCTCGGGCTCAACGTCGGCAAAACAGGCGATCACAACCTTCAAAGTGCTGGAGAGGTTTTCGGCCGGACACTACGACGACGGTTACACCCTGCTGGAGTGCAAGCTCTACACGGGAAGAACCCACCAGATCCGTGTTCACATGAGTCACATCAATCACCCCGTGGTCGGGGACCAGCTTTACGGTTCGCGCAAGGAAAAGGCCGACAGAGGACTTCGTCGCCAGTTCCTGCATTCTTGGCGTATCGAGCTTCAGCATCCTCGAACAACCGAAACCATACGCATGGAAGACACCCTACCCCAAGACCTGATCCATGTACTCGAGGGAATCGCCGAAGAATCCATGGGGAGAACGGAATCGGGTGGTATGATTATTCCGAGGATTAATCGCGACGAGGCCGGTTCACCCGGCGCATGA
- the lspA gene encoding signal peptidase II, translating into MFIIIACAVLALDQVSKWIIRAYLQASDSIPLIEGVLHLTHVRNPGAAFGLMPGARPLFIATFLIVIVGAIVYWIKVRPNTRWVVISMALFTSGALGNFIDRLWLGKVTDFIDFTVIDWPIFNFADVGIVTGIAMLLFWILTEPAEMPIPKPSSLEGHGGSDEPG; encoded by the coding sequence TCATCATCATCGCCTGCGCTGTGCTTGCACTAGACCAGGTCTCAAAATGGATTATTCGCGCCTATCTACAGGCGTCCGACTCGATTCCCCTGATCGAAGGAGTGCTTCATCTCACCCATGTCAGGAACCCTGGGGCAGCTTTTGGACTGATGCCCGGGGCTAGGCCTTTGTTCATAGCCACCTTTTTGATCGTCATCGTTGGAGCCATCGTGTACTGGATCAAGGTCAGGCCGAACACCAGGTGGGTAGTTATCTCGATGGCCCTTTTCACCAGCGGCGCTTTGGGGAACTTCATCGATCGGCTGTGGCTAGGCAAGGTGACCGATTTCATCGATTTCACTGTGATCGATTGGCCAATTTTCAACTTTGCTGATGTCGGGATCGTCACAGGCATCGCCATGCTACTCTTCTGGATTCTGACTGAACCTGCCGAGATGCCCATTCCCAAACCCAGCTCCCTTGAAGGCCATGGAGGTTCGGATGAGCCCGGATAA